One stretch of Amycolatopsis tolypomycina DNA includes these proteins:
- a CDS encoding ABC transporter ATP-binding protein — MSTTESAKAAVTEAGERPTAERQKNTGNATSGPGRWMAGGAPPEKALDFKGSLKRLLQLLRPQRAALIGVLVLGAASVTLTVIGPKILGHATDLILAGVLGKQVPPGVTKEQIVAGLRARGDSTLADIYSRVDLVPGVGIDFDAVGRILLIVLALFVVSSFFGLIQARLTTNLVQQAVYRLRQEVEDKFARLPLKYFDRQPRGEVLSRVTNDIDNLAQSLQQTLSQIVSSLLTVVGVLIMMFLISPLLAVIVLLTVPASAILAAKIGKRAQPNFIKQWSTTGKLNAHVEEMYTGHSLVKVFGRREESAAIFDKQNETLYQASFRAQFISGMIQPAMMFIGNLSYVLVAVIGALRVASGNLTLGEVQAFIQYSRQFSQPVTQIASMANLLQSGVASAERVFALLDAEEQAPEPASPERPAVVRGRVEFQDVSFRYLPDKPLIDDLSLTVEPGQTVAIVGPTGAGKTTLVNLLMRFYELDGGRITLDGVDIAKMNREELRDQTGMVLQDAWLFGGTIAENIAYGADDPSREEIVEAAKATHVDRFVRTLPDGYETVLDDEGGTVSAGEKQLITVARAFLAKPVILILDEATSSVDTRTEVLIQRAMNSLRSGRTSFVIAHRLSTIRDADVILVMEHGRIVEQGDHETLLHSGGAYARLYAAQFAEAMAETD; from the coding sequence GTGAGCACCACGGAATCCGCCAAGGCCGCCGTCACCGAAGCCGGGGAACGGCCGACCGCCGAGCGGCAGAAGAACACCGGGAACGCCACCAGCGGGCCCGGCCGGTGGATGGCGGGCGGCGCGCCGCCGGAGAAGGCCCTCGACTTCAAGGGGTCCCTCAAGCGGCTGCTGCAGCTGCTGAGACCGCAGCGGGCCGCCCTGATCGGCGTGCTGGTGCTCGGCGCGGCCAGCGTCACGCTGACCGTCATCGGGCCGAAGATCCTCGGCCACGCCACCGACCTCATCCTGGCCGGCGTGCTCGGCAAGCAGGTGCCGCCGGGGGTCACCAAGGAGCAGATCGTCGCCGGCCTGCGGGCCCGCGGCGACAGCACGCTCGCCGACATCTACAGCCGGGTCGACCTGGTGCCCGGCGTCGGCATCGACTTCGACGCGGTCGGCCGGATCCTGCTGATCGTGCTGGCGCTGTTCGTCGTCTCGTCGTTCTTCGGGCTCATCCAGGCCCGGCTGACGACGAACCTGGTGCAGCAGGCGGTGTACCGGCTGCGCCAGGAGGTCGAGGACAAGTTCGCGCGGCTGCCCCTGAAGTACTTCGACCGCCAGCCGCGCGGCGAGGTGCTTTCCCGCGTCACCAACGACATCGACAACCTGGCGCAGTCGCTGCAGCAGACGCTCTCGCAGATCGTCTCGTCGCTGCTGACGGTGGTCGGCGTGCTGATCATGATGTTCCTGATCTCGCCGCTGCTGGCGGTGATCGTGCTGCTGACCGTGCCGGCGTCGGCGATCCTGGCCGCGAAGATCGGGAAGCGGGCGCAGCCGAACTTCATCAAGCAGTGGTCGACGACCGGGAAGCTCAACGCCCACGTCGAGGAGATGTACACCGGGCACTCGCTGGTGAAGGTGTTCGGCCGCCGCGAGGAGTCCGCGGCGATCTTCGACAAGCAGAACGAGACGCTGTACCAGGCGAGCTTCCGGGCGCAGTTCATCTCCGGGATGATCCAGCCGGCGATGATGTTCATCGGCAACCTCAGCTACGTGCTGGTGGCGGTGATCGGCGCGCTGCGCGTCGCGTCGGGCAACCTCACGCTCGGCGAGGTGCAGGCGTTCATCCAGTACTCGCGCCAGTTCAGCCAGCCGGTGACGCAGATCGCCAGCATGGCGAACCTGCTGCAGTCCGGCGTCGCCTCGGCCGAGCGGGTGTTCGCGCTGCTCGACGCCGAGGAGCAGGCACCGGAGCCGGCTTCGCCGGAGCGGCCGGCGGTGGTCCGGGGACGCGTGGAGTTCCAGGACGTCTCGTTCCGCTACCTGCCGGACAAGCCGCTGATCGACGACCTCTCGCTGACCGTCGAGCCCGGGCAGACGGTGGCGATCGTCGGCCCGACCGGTGCGGGGAAGACGACGCTGGTCAACCTGCTCATGCGGTTCTACGAGCTCGACGGCGGGCGGATCACCCTCGACGGCGTCGACATCGCGAAGATGAACCGCGAAGAGCTGCGCGACCAGACCGGGATGGTGCTGCAGGACGCCTGGCTGTTCGGCGGCACGATCGCGGAGAACATCGCCTACGGCGCCGACGACCCGAGCCGCGAGGAGATCGTCGAAGCGGCGAAGGCGACGCACGTCGACCGCTTCGTGCGCACCCTGCCGGACGGGTACGAAACGGTGCTCGACGACGAGGGCGGCACGGTCAGCGCGGGTGAGAAGCAGCTGATCACCGTGGCGCGGGCGTTCCTGGCCAAGCCGGTCATCCTCATCCTCGACGAGGCGACCAGCTCGGTCGACACCCGCACCGAGGTGCTCATCCAGCGGGCGATGAACTCGCTGCGCAGCGGCCGCACGAGCTTCGTCATCGCGCACCGCCTGTCGACGATCCGCGACGCGGACGTGATCCTGGTGATGGAACACGGCCGCATCGTCGAGCAGGGCGACCACGAAACGCTGCTGCACAGCGGGGGTGCGTACGCGCGGCTGTACGCGGCCCAGTTCGCCGAGGCGATGGCGGAGACGGACTGA
- a CDS encoding ABC transporter ATP-binding protein: MLVKLLRSHLRPYRGTLWVIVALQLVQTVAMLYLPTLNADIVDDGLIKGDMGYILRVGAVMLAVTLAQIAGSVGAVYFGARTAMAIGRDIRAGVFHRVQDFSAREVGQFGTPSLITRTTNDVQQVQMLVLMTLTLMVSAPIMCVGGIILALNLDVPLSSLLLVIVPVLAVAVGTIIAKMRPAFRLMQERIDRINQILREQIMGIRVIRAFVRDSRERARFDVANDELLTVSLRVGRLMALMFPIVMLVMNASSVAVLWFGGQRIDSGSMQIGAMTAFLSYLLQILMAVMMATFMFMMVPRAEVSAERISEVLDTESSVRPPVSPIRPGAVHGHLELSGVEFRYPGAEKPVLCDISLIGRPGETTAVIGSTGTGKTTLLNLIPRLMDATAGTVQVDGVDVRDLDPDVLARAVGLVPQKPYLFAGTVASNLRYGNPDATDEELWHALEVAQGKEFVEAMPEGLNAPIAQGGTNVSGGQRQRLAIARMLVHKPEIYLFDDSFSALDYATDAALRRALVAETKDATVVIVAQRVSTIRGADRIIVLDEGRVVGTGTHHELFDGNETYREIVLSQLTEQEAA; encoded by the coding sequence GTGCTAGTCAAGCTCCTGCGCAGTCACCTGCGCCCGTACCGGGGCACCTTGTGGGTGATCGTCGCGCTCCAGCTGGTGCAGACGGTCGCCATGCTCTACCTGCCGACGCTGAACGCCGACATCGTCGACGACGGCCTGATCAAGGGCGACATGGGCTACATCCTGCGGGTCGGCGCGGTGATGCTCGCCGTCACGCTGGCCCAGATCGCCGGCTCGGTCGGCGCGGTGTACTTCGGCGCCCGCACCGCGATGGCGATCGGCCGGGACATCCGGGCCGGCGTCTTCCACCGCGTGCAGGACTTCTCCGCCCGCGAGGTCGGCCAGTTCGGCACGCCGTCGCTGATCACCCGCACCACCAACGACGTCCAGCAGGTCCAGATGCTGGTGCTGATGACGCTGACACTGATGGTGTCCGCGCCGATCATGTGCGTCGGCGGGATCATCCTGGCGCTCAACCTCGACGTGCCGCTGTCGTCGCTGCTGCTGGTCATCGTGCCGGTGCTGGCCGTCGCCGTCGGCACGATCATCGCGAAGATGCGCCCCGCGTTCCGGCTGATGCAGGAGCGCATCGACCGGATCAACCAGATCCTGCGCGAGCAGATCATGGGCATCCGGGTCATCCGGGCGTTCGTCCGCGACTCCCGCGAACGAGCGCGCTTCGACGTCGCCAACGACGAGCTGCTCACCGTCTCCCTGCGGGTCGGGCGGCTGATGGCGCTGATGTTCCCGATCGTCATGCTGGTGATGAACGCCTCCAGCGTCGCCGTGCTGTGGTTCGGCGGGCAGCGCATCGACTCCGGCAGCATGCAGATCGGCGCCATGACGGCGTTCCTGTCCTACCTGCTGCAGATCCTGATGGCCGTCATGATGGCCACGTTCATGTTCATGATGGTGCCGCGCGCGGAGGTCAGCGCCGAGCGGATCAGCGAGGTGCTGGACACCGAGTCGAGCGTCCGCCCGCCGGTGTCGCCGATCCGGCCCGGCGCGGTGCACGGGCACCTGGAGCTCTCCGGCGTCGAATTCCGGTACCCCGGCGCGGAGAAGCCGGTGCTGTGCGACATCTCGCTGATCGGGCGGCCGGGTGAGACCACCGCCGTGATCGGGTCGACCGGCACCGGCAAGACCACGCTGCTCAACCTGATCCCCCGGCTGATGGACGCCACCGCCGGCACGGTGCAGGTCGACGGCGTCGACGTGCGCGACCTCGATCCGGACGTGCTCGCCCGCGCGGTCGGGCTGGTGCCGCAGAAGCCGTACCTGTTCGCCGGCACGGTGGCGAGCAACCTCCGCTACGGCAACCCGGACGCGACCGACGAAGAACTCTGGCACGCGCTGGAAGTGGCGCAGGGCAAGGAGTTCGTCGAGGCGATGCCCGAAGGCCTGAACGCCCCGATCGCCCAGGGCGGCACCAACGTCTCGGGCGGCCAGCGGCAACGGCTCGCGATCGCCCGGATGCTGGTGCACAAGCCGGAGATCTACCTGTTCGACGACTCGTTCTCGGCGCTCGACTACGCGACCGACGCGGCCCTGCGCCGCGCGCTGGTGGCGGAGACGAAGGACGCGACGGTGGTCATCGTCGCGCAGCGGGTCAGCACGATCCGGGGCGCCGACCGGATCATCGTCCTCGACGAGGGCCGCGTCGTCGGCACCGGAACCCACCACGAACTCTTCGACGGCAACGAGACCTACCGGGAGATCGTGCTGTCCCAGCTGACCGAACAGGAGGCGGCGTGA
- a CDS encoding TetR/AcrR family transcriptional regulator → MPPEEPPKQLTLRERKKREARRALAQAALRLTLERGLENVRVEDIATEVGVSPRTFNNYFSSKEQAVCSVVVDRHEGMREALLARPAGEPLWESVKQAVLEQYSRDGEPDRAYVARIRELMGQLMLRGEFLNAHAAVERVLAETIAKRVGGVDHLLCRLMASSVESAVRVAFVNWFTEGEPLLPTLERLLDELAAGMPTLIGAAANPEPNTTTTPLGESLC, encoded by the coding sequence ATGCCGCCGGAAGAACCACCGAAGCAGCTGACCCTGCGCGAGCGGAAGAAGCGCGAGGCCCGCCGCGCGCTCGCGCAAGCCGCGCTGCGGCTGACGCTGGAACGGGGCTTGGAGAACGTGCGGGTGGAGGACATCGCCACCGAGGTGGGGGTCTCCCCGCGGACGTTCAACAACTACTTCTCCAGCAAGGAACAGGCCGTCTGCTCGGTCGTCGTCGACCGGCACGAGGGGATGCGGGAGGCCCTGCTCGCCCGGCCGGCGGGCGAGCCGCTCTGGGAGTCGGTCAAGCAGGCGGTGCTGGAGCAATATTCACGTGATGGCGAGCCGGATCGCGCGTATGTTGCGCGTATCCGGGAGCTGATGGGCCAGCTCATGCTGCGTGGCGAGTTCCTGAACGCCCACGCGGCGGTCGAGCGGGTCCTCGCCGAAACGATCGCGAAGCGGGTGGGTGGTGTGGACCACCTGTTGTGCCGGTTGATGGCCTCCTCGGTGGAAAGTGCCGTCCGCGTCGCCTTCGTCAACTGGTTCACCGAAGGCGAACCGCTCCTGCCGACCCTGGAGCGGCTGCTGGACGAGCTGGCCGCCGGGATGCCGACCCTGATCGGCGCGGCCGCGAACCCCGAACCGAACACCACCACCACTCCTCTGGGGGAATCGTTGTGCTAG
- a CDS encoding sensor histidine kinase: MASRARELLDRSRVLLDRSRVAAGQFLTAPPKHPGHVPAAGPAFVELTRPEPVAAPADEGVLAEICASVALRDLNLLDQLLARLEELEAGEEDHRRLAELYQLDHLATRLRRNAENLRVLAGQDTADDAARATSVLDLMRAAMSSINHYARITIGRVVNLGVVGFAAEDLGRVLAELFDNAANQSSPSSPVHVSAHLTEQGSVLVRIEDEGIGIPADRIGDLNARLAAGGDLDDASARHMGLAVVARLAARHGVTVRLDRRSPHGTVATVLLPTGVVTELAENAWSGTRTVTAEPVTTEAGPEPATVGGLPRRRAGAFSRATPEPLAPRKPTPRPRPVAEGTVGGTTANGLPRRVPGSIRAAAPEPPPPPPSESDTAPDTAAGHERLLADLGAFADGEQAALAEHRTRQDETPGGTAS, translated from the coding sequence ATGGCGAGCCGGGCCCGGGAACTCCTGGATCGATCACGCGTCCTGCTGGACCGCTCGCGCGTCGCCGCCGGGCAGTTTCTCACCGCGCCGCCGAAGCACCCCGGTCACGTGCCCGCGGCCGGGCCGGCGTTCGTCGAACTGACGCGGCCGGAGCCGGTGGCGGCCCCGGCCGACGAAGGCGTGCTCGCCGAGATCTGTGCCAGCGTTGCCCTGCGTGACCTCAACCTGCTCGACCAGCTGCTCGCCCGGCTCGAAGAACTGGAGGCGGGGGAGGAGGACCACCGCCGCCTCGCCGAGCTCTACCAGCTCGACCACCTCGCGACGCGGCTGCGGCGCAACGCCGAGAACCTGCGCGTGCTCGCCGGGCAGGACACCGCCGACGACGCCGCCCGTGCCACTTCGGTGCTCGACCTGATGCGCGCGGCGATGTCGTCGATCAACCACTACGCCCGGATCACCATCGGCCGCGTGGTCAACCTCGGCGTGGTCGGCTTCGCCGCCGAAGACCTGGGCCGGGTGCTGGCGGAGCTGTTCGACAACGCCGCCAACCAGTCGTCGCCGAGTTCGCCCGTGCACGTCAGTGCGCACCTGACCGAGCAGGGCAGCGTGCTCGTCCGGATCGAGGACGAGGGCATCGGCATCCCCGCCGACCGCATCGGGGACCTCAACGCGCGCCTGGCCGCGGGCGGCGACCTCGACGACGCCTCGGCGCGGCACATGGGGCTCGCTGTCGTCGCGCGGCTGGCCGCCCGGCACGGCGTCACCGTGCGGCTCGACCGGCGCAGCCCGCACGGCACGGTCGCCACCGTGCTGCTGCCCACCGGCGTCGTCACCGAACTTGCCGAGAACGCCTGGTCGGGCACCAGGACCGTCACGGCCGAACCGGTCACGACCGAGGCCGGCCCCGAGCCGGCCACGGTCGGCGGGCTGCCGCGCCGCCGCGCGGGCGCCTTCTCCCGGGCGACGCCCGAGCCGCTGGCGCCGCGCAAGCCCACCCCGCGGCCCCGTCCGGTCGCCGAGGGGACCGTCGGCGGCACCACGGCGAACGGCCTGCCGCGCCGCGTGCCCGGCAGCATCCGCGCGGCCGCGCCGGAACCACCGCCACCGCCGCCTTCGGAGTCCGACACCGCCCCCGACACCGCCGCCGGGCACGAACGGCTGCTGGCCGACCTCGGTGCGTTCGCCGACGGCGAGCAGGCCGCGCTCGCCGAGCACCGCACCCGCCAGGACGAGACGCCCGGAGGAACCGCCTCGTGA
- a CDS encoding roadblock/LC7 domain-containing protein: protein MSAPHSATANFAWLLDDFVHKVHGVSHALIMSVDGFPLTASDSVGEAEAEQLAAIASGLLSLAGNSAALFGKGACEQIIIRLTHGYFLFMGIGSGAGLAVLTSGDADMKVVAYEMTQFITNAGHALTPEVRAELRQVLTARRPRG, encoded by the coding sequence GTGAGCGCCCCGCACTCGGCCACGGCGAACTTCGCGTGGCTGCTCGACGACTTCGTGCACAAGGTCCACGGCGTCAGCCACGCGCTGATCATGAGCGTGGACGGCTTCCCGCTGACCGCCTCGGATTCGGTCGGCGAGGCCGAGGCCGAACAGCTCGCCGCGATCGCCAGCGGCCTGCTGTCGCTGGCCGGCAACAGCGCGGCCCTGTTCGGGAAGGGCGCCTGCGAGCAGATCATCATCCGGCTCACCCACGGCTACTTCCTGTTCATGGGCATCGGGTCCGGTGCCGGGCTCGCGGTGCTGACCTCGGGCGACGCGGACATGAAGGTGGTCGCCTACGAGATGACCCAGTTCATCACCAACGCCGGTCACGCGCTCACCCCCGAGGTGCGCGCCGAACTGCGCCAGGTGCTGACCGCGCGCCGTCCTCGGGGTTGA
- a CDS encoding DUF742 domain-containing protein: MPVSEKDTALPRRSRRIRAYALTGGRTGTRHQLLVETLISVPRYDPALSDTLMPESRSLYERARVRCSVAELSVGLDLPLGVVRVLLGDLATQGAVFVHPTAHAYHHDTNVLERILDGLKRLPA; encoded by the coding sequence ATGCCCGTGTCCGAAAAGGACACCGCACTGCCGCGGCGCAGCCGCCGGATCCGGGCGTACGCGCTCACCGGCGGCCGCACCGGCACGCGCCACCAGCTGCTGGTGGAGACGCTGATCTCGGTGCCGCGGTACGACCCCGCGCTCAGCGACACGCTGATGCCCGAGTCGCGCTCGCTCTACGAACGCGCCCGGGTGCGGTGCTCGGTCGCCGAGCTGTCGGTCGGGCTGGACCTGCCGCTGGGCGTCGTGCGGGTGCTGCTCGGCGACCTCGCCACCCAGGGCGCGGTGTTCGTCCACCCCACCGCGCACGCCTACCACCACGACACCAACGTGCTCGAGAGGATCCTTGATGGGCTCAAGCGGCTCCCCGCCTGA
- a CDS encoding GTP-binding protein, with protein MGSSGSPPEGDLLTISAKIVVAGGFGVGKTTFVGAVSEVPPMSNEAWMTEAGEGIDEIPPGGKSTTTVAMDFGRITLRPDLLLYLFGTPGQARFWFLWDDLSRGALGAVVLVDTSRIDESFAAINYFENDSELPFVVAVNQFEGKPVHDLDEVRDALALDPAVPLVTCDARDRASTIATLTELVAHTLSLAVLSGPAGRQLAGTAPHA; from the coding sequence ATGGGCTCAAGCGGCTCCCCGCCTGAGGGCGATCTGCTGACGATCTCCGCGAAGATCGTCGTCGCCGGGGGCTTCGGTGTCGGCAAGACCACGTTCGTCGGCGCGGTGTCGGAAGTGCCGCCGATGAGCAACGAGGCGTGGATGACGGAGGCGGGCGAGGGGATCGACGAGATCCCGCCCGGCGGCAAGTCGACCACGACCGTCGCGATGGACTTCGGCCGGATCACCCTGCGCCCGGACCTGCTGCTGTACCTGTTCGGCACGCCGGGGCAGGCGCGGTTCTGGTTCCTCTGGGACGACCTGAGCCGCGGCGCGCTCGGCGCGGTCGTGCTGGTCGACACCAGCCGGATCGACGAGTCGTTCGCGGCGATCAACTACTTCGAGAACGACTCCGAGCTGCCGTTCGTCGTGGCGGTCAACCAGTTCGAGGGCAAGCCGGTGCACGACCTCGACGAGGTGCGCGACGCGCTGGCCCTCGACCCGGCCGTCCCGCTGGTGACCTGCGACGCCCGGGACCGCGCGTCGACGATCGCCACCCTGACCGAGCTGGTCGCCCACACGCTGTCGCTGGCGGTGCTGTCCGGTCCGGCGGGCCGGCAGCTCGCCGGCACCGCCCCGCACGCCTGA
- a CDS encoding styrene monooxygenase/indole monooxygenase family protein: MRKVLVVGAGQSGLQLALGLQAKGYDVTVMSARTPEEIRTGRVMSTQCMFHDALQHERDLGINLWEAETVDVEGLGISVAAPDGGRALDWFAELDHPAQSVDQRVKMAGWLELFEDRGGKLVIHGVMTSELDALARLYDLVVISAGKGELVQLFDRVPERSPFTQPMRALSLVYAHGVGRRPEHPEKVGVRFNIVPGVGELFMIPAYTLSGNCDILFFEGVPGGPLDCFADRPGPDEHFRRVLDLMRQFVPWEYERCREAELTDGKATLAGGYTPVVRHPVGTLPGGAIVLGMADVVVANDPITGQGSNNASHCAATYLDAIVAHGDRPFDAAWMAATFERYWEYARHVTEWTNALLLPPPPHVLEILGVAGQNPAVARRFVNGFMDPSDFQHWFMDPALWKKYLAEV, translated from the coding sequence ATGCGCAAGGTCCTGGTCGTGGGCGCCGGGCAGTCCGGTCTGCAGCTGGCTCTCGGGCTGCAGGCGAAGGGCTACGACGTGACCGTGATGTCCGCGCGGACGCCGGAGGAGATCCGGACCGGGCGGGTGATGTCGACGCAGTGCATGTTCCACGACGCGCTGCAGCACGAGCGCGACCTCGGGATCAACCTGTGGGAGGCGGAGACGGTCGATGTCGAGGGCCTCGGCATCTCGGTGGCCGCGCCGGACGGCGGCCGCGCGCTCGACTGGTTCGCCGAGCTCGACCACCCCGCCCAGTCGGTCGACCAGCGGGTGAAGATGGCCGGCTGGCTGGAGCTGTTCGAGGACCGCGGCGGCAAGCTCGTCATCCACGGTGTGATGACGTCCGAACTGGACGCCCTCGCCCGGCTCTACGACCTGGTGGTCATCTCGGCGGGCAAGGGCGAGCTGGTCCAGCTGTTCGACCGGGTGCCCGAGCGGTCCCCGTTCACGCAGCCGATGCGGGCGCTGTCGCTGGTCTACGCGCACGGCGTGGGCCGCCGGCCGGAGCACCCGGAGAAGGTGGGGGTGCGGTTCAACATCGTCCCCGGCGTCGGCGAGCTGTTCATGATCCCGGCGTACACGCTGAGCGGGAACTGCGACATCCTCTTCTTCGAAGGGGTGCCCGGCGGGCCGCTGGACTGCTTCGCCGACCGCCCGGGCCCCGACGAGCACTTCCGGCGCGTGCTGGACCTGATGCGGCAGTTCGTGCCGTGGGAGTACGAGCGCTGCCGCGAAGCCGAGCTGACCGACGGCAAGGCGACCCTGGCGGGCGGGTACACGCCGGTGGTCCGCCACCCGGTCGGCACCCTGCCGGGCGGGGCGATCGTGCTGGGCATGGCCGACGTCGTGGTGGCCAACGACCCGATCACCGGGCAGGGCTCGAACAACGCGAGCCACTGCGCGGCCACCTATCTCGACGCGATCGTGGCCCACGGCGACCGTCCGTTCGACGCCGCGTGGATGGCGGCGACGTTCGAGCGCTACTGGGAGTACGCCCGGCACGTGACCGAATGGACGAACGCCCTGCTCCTGCCGCCGCCTCCGCACGTGCTCGAGATCCTCGGGGTGGCCGGGCAGAACCCGGCGGTGGCCCGGCGGTTCGTGAACGGGTTCATGGACCCGTCCGACTTCCAGCACTGGTTCATGGATCCCGCACTTTGGAAGAAGTACCTGGCAGAGGTGTAG
- a CDS encoding Ku protein, protein MRAMWKGSVSFGLVSIPIQMYAATENKNVSLRQVHEADGGRIQYKRFCTIDGQEVPYAEIAKGYELPDGEMVVITDAEMAELPLSTQRTIDVLEFVPLESIDPIQYDRTYYLEPQKNAVKPYVVLRDALHKSSQVAIAKVAVRQRESMAVLRVHADVLVMTTMLWPDEVREPDFPFLRDDPPQIRPQELTMAGSLIDSLAEPVFEPEKYHDHYREALEQMIEAKVAGDETTKPAAVTAKSDVVDLMAALQASVDAAKKSRQAAATPAASSGADESDEDVKPAKKKPAARKRAPKSA, encoded by the coding sequence ATGCGGGCGATGTGGAAGGGCTCGGTGTCCTTCGGTCTGGTCAGCATCCCGATCCAGATGTACGCGGCCACCGAGAACAAGAACGTCTCGCTCCGGCAGGTGCACGAGGCCGACGGCGGCCGCATCCAGTACAAGCGGTTCTGCACGATCGACGGCCAGGAAGTGCCGTACGCCGAGATCGCCAAGGGCTACGAGCTGCCCGACGGCGAGATGGTGGTGATCACCGACGCGGAGATGGCCGAGCTGCCGCTGTCCACCCAGCGCACGATCGACGTGCTGGAGTTCGTGCCGCTGGAGTCGATCGACCCCATCCAGTACGACCGGACCTACTACCTGGAGCCGCAGAAGAACGCGGTGAAGCCGTACGTCGTCCTGCGGGACGCGCTGCACAAGTCGAGCCAGGTCGCGATCGCCAAGGTCGCGGTGCGGCAGCGGGAGAGCATGGCGGTGCTGCGGGTGCACGCCGACGTGCTGGTGATGACGACGATGCTGTGGCCGGACGAGGTCCGCGAGCCCGACTTCCCGTTCCTGCGCGACGACCCGCCGCAGATCCGGCCGCAGGAGCTCACCATGGCCGGGTCGCTGATCGACTCGCTGGCCGAGCCGGTGTTCGAGCCGGAGAAGTACCACGACCACTACCGCGAAGCCCTCGAGCAGATGATCGAGGCCAAGGTGGCGGGCGACGAGACCACCAAGCCCGCGGCGGTCACCGCCAAGTCCGACGTCGTCGACCTGATGGCCGCCCTGCAGGCCAGTGTGGACGCCGCGAAGAAGTCGCGGCAGGCCGCCGCGACGCCGGCCGCGTCTTCGGGCGCCGACGAGTCCGATGAGGACGTCAAACCGGCGAAGAAGAAGCCGGCCGCCCGCAAGCGGGCGCCGAAGTCCGCCTGA
- the ahcY gene encoding adenosylhomocysteinase, translating into MSDKLQNRNGLDFAVADLSLADAGRTQLRLAEHEMPGLMAIRREYAAAQPLKGARIAGSLHMTVQTAVLIETLIALGAQVRWVSCNIFSTQDEAAAAVVVGPAGTVDAPAGTSVFAWKGETLEEYWWCTDQLFAFPGGQAPNMILDDGGDATLLVHKGVEFEAAGAVPQPSEEDSEEYRIVLETLRASLAADGDRFTRMAKEIRGVTEETTNGVKRLYKLAKDGELLFPAMNVNDSVTKSKFDNKYGIRHSLVDGLNRATDVMIGGKRVVVCGYGDVGKGAVEALRGQGARVAVTEIDPICALQAAMDGLDVVELDDVVADADIFITTTGNFGIISADQMSRMKHNAIVANVGHFDNEIDMAGLAKLPGIAKKEIKPQVHEWTFAGGHAIIVLSEGRLMNLGNATGHPSFVMSNSFTNQAIAQIELFTKPGEYATDVHRLPKHLDEKVARLHLDALGVKLTKLTKTQAEYIGVDVEGPYKLDHYRY; encoded by the coding sequence ATGAGTGACAAACTGCAGAACCGCAACGGCCTCGACTTCGCCGTGGCCGACCTCTCCCTGGCCGACGCCGGCCGCACCCAGCTGCGCCTGGCCGAGCACGAGATGCCCGGCCTGATGGCGATCCGCCGTGAGTACGCCGCCGCCCAGCCGCTGAAGGGCGCCCGCATCGCCGGGTCGCTGCACATGACGGTGCAGACAGCCGTGCTCATCGAGACCCTCATCGCACTCGGCGCACAGGTGCGCTGGGTGTCCTGCAACATCTTCTCCACCCAGGACGAAGCCGCCGCCGCGGTCGTCGTCGGGCCGGCGGGCACGGTGGACGCCCCGGCGGGCACCTCGGTGTTCGCGTGGAAGGGCGAGACGCTCGAAGAGTACTGGTGGTGCACCGACCAGCTCTTCGCCTTCCCCGGCGGGCAGGCCCCGAACATGATCCTCGACGACGGCGGCGACGCCACCCTGCTCGTCCACAAGGGAGTCGAGTTCGAGGCGGCGGGCGCGGTGCCGCAACCGTCCGAAGAGGACTCCGAGGAGTACCGGATCGTCCTCGAGACCCTGCGTGCGAGCCTGGCCGCCGACGGCGACCGCTTCACCCGGATGGCCAAGGAGATCCGCGGCGTCACCGAGGAGACGACCAACGGCGTCAAGCGGCTCTACAAGCTGGCCAAGGACGGCGAGCTGCTCTTCCCCGCGATGAACGTCAACGACTCGGTGACGAAGTCCAAGTTCGACAACAAGTACGGCATCCGGCACTCCCTTGTGGACGGCCTGAACCGGGCCACCGACGTGATGATCGGCGGCAAGCGCGTGGTCGTCTGCGGCTACGGCGACGTCGGCAAGGGCGCGGTCGAGGCGCTGCGCGGCCAGGGCGCCCGGGTCGCGGTCACCGAGATCGACCCGATCTGCGCGCTGCAGGCCGCGATGGACGGCCTCGACGTCGTCGAGCTCGACGACGTCGTCGCCGACGCCGACATCTTCATCACCACCACCGGCAACTTCGGCATCATCTCCGCGGACCAGATGAGCCGCATGAAGCACAACGCGATCGTCGCCAACGTCGGGCACTTCGACAACGAAATCGACATGGCCGGATTGGCGAAACTCCCCGGAATCGCCAAGAAGGAAATCAAGCCGCAGGTCCACGAGTGGACGTTCGCGGGCGGCCACGCGATCATCGTGCTGTCCGAAGGGCGGCTGATGAACCTCGGCAACGCGACCGGGCACCCGTCGTTCGTGATGTCCAATTCCTTCACCAACCAGGCGATCGCGCAGATCGAGCTGTTCACCAAGCCCGGCGAGTACGCCACCGACGTCCACCGGCTGCCGAAGCACCTCGACGAAAAGGTGGCCCGTCTGCACCTCGACGCACTCGGTGTGAAACTCACCAAGCTGACGAAGACGCAGGCGGAGTACATCGGCGTGGACGTCGAGGGTCCGTACAAGCTCGATCACTATCGGTACTGA